A genomic region of Roseofilum casamattae BLCC-M143 contains the following coding sequences:
- a CDS encoding YdcF family protein yields the protein MFLFLSKFLPLFLYPMGLSCLLMAISLVLLWKRPKRAAITISLALLVLLLGGNGWINRALIQSLELRHIPPENYPNVEAIVVLGGGIKAQIYPRPWVDVSEAGDRILHGSQLFLQGKAPLLVLSGGRIDWKNGGPPESQDMAQIAVALGVPPAAILQDPSSLNTHQNAVNVRQILNGRGLNKVLLVTSAMHMPRSLLVFQKQGIEAIPAPTDFLSPPGRNSSPAATTWESALLSLIPDSHRLRDTTNALKEYLGMFVYGLKGWI from the coding sequence ATGTTTCTATTCCTCTCAAAATTTTTACCTCTATTTCTCTATCCGATGGGATTAAGTTGCCTGTTAATGGCCATCTCCCTCGTCTTGCTGTGGAAACGGCCAAAGCGAGCAGCAATTACTATTTCTTTAGCATTACTTGTTTTATTGTTAGGGGGAAATGGTTGGATTAATCGCGCCCTGATTCAGTCCCTAGAACTGCGCCATATACCTCCAGAGAACTACCCTAATGTGGAAGCCATTGTGGTTCTTGGAGGAGGAATTAAAGCGCAAATTTATCCGCGACCTTGGGTTGATGTTTCCGAAGCCGGCGATCGCATTTTACACGGCTCCCAGTTGTTTTTACAAGGAAAAGCCCCCCTATTAGTCTTGAGTGGCGGGCGTATTGACTGGAAAAATGGCGGCCCTCCAGAATCCCAAGATATGGCGCAAATTGCCGTAGCATTAGGAGTTCCGCCCGCAGCCATCTTGCAAGATCCCAGCTCTCTCAATACCCATCAAAATGCCGTAAACGTGCGTCAGATTCTCAACGGACGCGGACTAAATAAAGTATTATTAGTTACTTCTGCCATGCATATGCCGCGATCGCTCCTCGTCTTTCAAAAGCAAGGCATTGAAGCCATTCCCGCCCCCACCGACTTTTTAAGTCCTCCCGGCCGTAATAGCAGTCCAGCAGCAACCACCTGGGAATCTGCTCTACTGAGTCTGATACCCGACAGCCATCGCCTGCGAGATACTACGAATGCCCTGAAAGAATATTTAGGCATGTTTGTCTACGGTCTCAAAGGTTGGATTTAA
- a CDS encoding ABC transporter ATP-binding protein gives MTAPLLQLDRLSIAYTADAEWAAKEVSLTLNAGERLGLVGESGCGKSTLGRAIMRLLPSGSKVEGDILLEGNSVFALSEEELQRFRGERVALIFQDPMTRLDPLMTIGDHCIETLQSHQPLSYKEAKERAIAVLETVSIPASRWSQYPHEFSGGMRQRVAIALALLLNPKLIIADEPTTSLDVTVSAQILQELTRLCSERDMGLLLISHDLALVGEYCSEIAVMYRGELIERNLSDEVLFNPQADYTKSLLEAALHIQAIETKAATTQAESQPLLQVQDLKQHYSLESNLIQQLFSQSKTTIKAVDGVSFELYPGEILGLVGESGCGKSTLSRTILQLIRPTSGGVEFLGNAIAQLQGNALREIRQQMQMVFQDPHACLNPLMTVGQSIADPLLIHQLETPKTAKQRVLEMLERVGLTPTETYYDRYPAELSGGQQQRVAIARALITRPKLVICDEPVSMLDASVQAQVLQLMLDLKQDFELTYLFITHDLWVARFLCDRIAVMNQGKIVELNTTHQIFTHPQHPYTQTLLSAAPLLAKSSN, from the coding sequence ATGACTGCCCCTCTCTTACAGCTCGATCGCCTCTCCATCGCCTATACTGCTGATGCCGAATGGGCTGCTAAAGAGGTCTCTTTAACCCTGAATGCTGGGGAACGCTTGGGTCTGGTGGGGGAGTCTGGTTGTGGAAAATCGACTCTAGGACGGGCAATTATGCGCCTCTTACCGTCTGGCTCGAAAGTTGAGGGAGATATTTTGCTGGAAGGGAACTCGGTTTTTGCTTTGAGCGAGGAGGAACTGCAACGGTTTCGGGGAGAGCGAGTGGCGTTGATTTTCCAAGATCCCATGACTCGTCTCGATCCGCTGATGACCATTGGCGATCATTGCATCGAAACGCTACAATCTCATCAGCCCCTATCCTATAAAGAGGCAAAAGAGCGGGCGATCGCCGTTTTGGAAACCGTGAGTATTCCGGCATCGCGCTGGTCTCAGTATCCTCACGAGTTTAGTGGCGGAATGCGACAGCGAGTGGCGATCGCATTAGCCTTATTATTAAATCCGAAATTGATTATTGCCGACGAACCGACGACTAGTTTAGACGTAACGGTTTCCGCGCAGATCTTGCAAGAGCTTACACGTCTGTGTTCCGAGCGGGATATGGGATTATTGCTCATTTCCCACGATTTGGCGTTAGTGGGGGAATATTGCTCGGAAATTGCAGTAATGTACCGAGGAGAGTTAATCGAGCGCAATCTCTCTGACGAAGTTTTGTTCAATCCGCAAGCCGATTATACCAAATCCTTGTTGGAAGCCGCCCTACACATTCAGGCGATCGAGACGAAAGCCGCGACAACCCAGGCAGAAAGCCAGCCTTTATTACAGGTGCAGGACTTAAAACAGCACTACAGCCTTGAAAGTAATTTAATTCAACAGCTATTTTCGCAAAGCAAAACCACGATTAAAGCCGTCGATGGCGTTAGCTTTGAACTTTATCCTGGAGAAATATTAGGCTTAGTTGGAGAATCCGGCTGCGGAAAAAGTACCCTATCGCGAACCATCCTGCAACTGATTCGTCCGACTTCCGGTGGCGTAGAATTTCTCGGAAATGCGATCGCTCAACTTCAAGGAAATGCCTTGCGCGAAATCCGCCAACAGATGCAAATGGTCTTCCAAGATCCTCACGCCTGTCTCAATCCCCTGATGACCGTGGGTCAAAGCATTGCCGACCCCCTCCTCATTCACCAACTCGAAACCCCGAAGACGGCGAAACAGAGGGTGCTAGAGATGCTCGAGCGAGTGGGTTTAACCCCCACCGAAACCTACTACGATCGCTATCCGGCAGAGCTGTCTGGAGGACAACAACAACGAGTTGCGATCGCGCGCGCGTTAATTACTCGTCCAAAACTAGTTATTTGCGACGAACCCGTCAGTATGCTCGATGCAAGCGTACAAGCGCAAGTATTGCAATTGATGTTAGACCTGAAACAAGATTTTGAATTAACCTATTTGTTTATTACTCACGACTTGTGGGTGGCGCGATTTTTATGCGATCGCATTGCCGTTATGAATCAAGGAAAAATCGTCGAACTCAACACCACTCACCAAATCTTTACCCATCCCCAACATCCCTACACCCAAACCTTGCTCTCCGCAGCTCCCTTGCTTGCCAAATCTTCAAATTGA